In Pseudopipra pipra isolate bDixPip1 unplaced genomic scaffold, bDixPip1.hap1 HAP1_SCAFFOLD_408, whole genome shotgun sequence, a single genomic region encodes these proteins:
- the LOC135408394 gene encoding sulfotransferase 6B1-like, with amino-acid sequence MTRNTERNIELMDKYLSEGEKIAPEDMLFSYRDILFPASVCSPETLEALKSFEARSDDVILVGYPKSGTNWLEQMVQELADAKYTEEERKERINAEKKVEIFQRLEFGDPGIYERMKKLPSRRIIVTHLTPQLLPPSIFQNKAKILVLVRNPKDTAVSYYHFYNNLTLLPSFASWDEYFQDFMNGKLAWGSYFDHLVEWNKYIDNERIMTISYEELKEDQVQGMKKIAAFFGFSLCEEDFSRIAKKTSFKAMKEKSSETHGKFGDVLFRKGVVGSWKDLFSEAQNEEMYRKFEDTLGGTKMAAKIKYDVYCKA; translated from the exons ATGAccagaaatactgaaagaaaCATTGAATTAATGGACAAATATCTTTCAGAGGGTGAAAAGATTGCCCCAGAAGACATGCTGTTTTCCTACAGAGATATTTTATTCCCTGCTTCAGTTTGTAGCCCAGAGACTTTGGAAGCTCTGAAATCCTTTGAAGCCAGGAGCGATGATGTGATTCTAGTAGGCTATCCTAAATCAG GAACCAACTGGCTTGAACAAATGGTGCAGGAGTTGGCAGATGCCAAATatacagaagaggaaagaaaagagagaataaaTGCTGAAAAGAAGGTAGAGATTTTTCAGCGTCTAGAATTTGGAGATCCTGGAATATATGAG AGGATGAAGAAACTGCCTTCCAGAAGAATTATAGTAACCCATCTGACACCTCAACTCTTGCCTCCATCCATTTTCCAAAACAAGGCCAAG ATCCTTGTGTTAGTTCGGAACCCCAAGGACACAGCAGTCTCCTATTACCACTTCTACAACAACCTGACACTGCTGCCATCCTTTGCCTCCTGGGATGAATACTTTCAAGACTTCATGAATGGGAAAT tgGCCTGGGGATCCTACTTTGACCACCTAGTGGAATGGAACAAATACATCGACAATGAGAGGATCATGACAATAAGCTATGAGGAACTCAAAGAG GACCAGGTACAGGGGATGAAAAAGATTGCTGCCTTCTTTGGATTCTCCCTCTGTGAGGAAGATTTTTCGAGAATTGCCAAGAAGACCAGTTTCAAAGCTATGAAAGAGAAATCCAGTGAAACCCACGGAAAGTTTGGGGATGTCCTCTTCAGGAAGG GGGTTGTTGGAAGCTGGAAAGATCTCTTCTCTGAGGCTCAGAATGAAGAAATGTACCGGAAATTTGAAGATACCCTAGGAGGAACAAAGATGGCAGCAAAGATAAAATATGATGTGTACTGCAAGGCCTGA